In one Mauremys mutica isolate MM-2020 ecotype Southern chromosome 3, ASM2049712v1, whole genome shotgun sequence genomic region, the following are encoded:
- the RIPPLY2 gene encoding protein ripply2 — MESAYICCCPSLQGFSSRRCSKGQHGAGEFWRPWIPTQRDAERQLRRNQSVLYSPYGMTEASGKLTQYTHPVRLFWPKSRCYDYLYREAEALLKNFPVQATISFYEDSDSEDDNAELEQDSGIESDC, encoded by the exons ATGGAGAGCGCATACATCTGCTGCTGCCCTTCACTTCAGGGGTTTAGCTCCCGGAGATGCTCCAAAGGACAACACGG GGCCGGGGAATTCTGGAGGCCTTGGATCCCTACCCAAAGAGATGCAGAGAGACAGCTGAGAAGAAATCAAAGTGTG CTGTATAGTCCATATGGGATGACAGAAGCCTCAGGAAAACTTACCCAATATACACATCCAGTTAG GCTATTTTGGCCCAAGTCAAGGTGCTATGATTACTTATATCGAGAAGCtgaagcacttctgaaaaacttCCCCGTTCAAGCCACAATTTCCTTTTATGAAGACTCAGATAGTGAAGATGATAATGCTGAACTGGAGCAAGATTCGGGAATAGAATCTGATTGCTAA